The sequence AACGCTGTGACCCTGCAGGTGGGTTTGCTGCTCAATGGCTTCACCCTGAGGGTTTACTTCTGTGgatctcagcagcagcagcagacgtcCAGCTGCGTCACCATCTACCTGAAGAACCTGGCGGCCGCTGACTTCCTGCTCAGCCTCTGCCTGCCAATCAGAATCACTTACTACGCCTCCGACTCTTTCCAGGTCCGCCTCGTCTACTGCAACTTTGGCGCCTCCACCTTCTACCTCAACATGTACGCCAGCATCCTGTTCATGGGCTACATCGCCGCCAACAGGTAGGACGGCAGCTCTACGGTCTGTTCTGGTTGTAGTTCTGCATGTACAGTCAAGTGTTAGACACCTAAAGATCATGTATGACAGTCTTGAGCttccaatgactcctacaaCTTTTTCTtagatggaatcattgaaacatgaatctttgtcatGGAAAGTCATGGTtttggtcaaaaatatacatacagaaatgttaatattggTTAAACATCCTTTGGTTTCCGTCTACAATCTTCTAGAtaatctttgactcctctggacagaattggttcagttcaactacatttgtcatctttgtgACTTGCTTCTCCaagttcttgatgggtttaagtcaggactttgggaagatcagtctagaaccttcattccagcctgatggaaccatttgtttaccacgtctgatgtgtgtttgggctcattgtcttgttgaaacatccaactgtgtccaagatcaaccttctgctgatggttttaggtttttctaaagaatgtggaggtgatcctccttcttcattattccatttactttgtgtaaagctccagttccacagagcatgatactgccaccaccatgcttgatggtaggtttggtgttcttgaggTTACAAAGAAACccacccaagacagtctgaaaccagtcctaaataAGTCtcaaaccaggaccaaaatcaaatctaaaccagtccaaaaaatgttcagaaccagtcagaataagtctgaaaccagtccacaACCAGAACTTAAACCAGTTTTAGAAACAGTCTGaaaggaccaaaaccaaacctaaactacgcCTAAAAAAAGTCccagacagtctgaaaccagtcctcatccaggaccagatccagagtgaaataaatcctaaaccaactttaaatcacatccaaaaccaggagaaccagactgaaaccaaacataaaccagtctcaaaaaagtccagaaccagtccaacatccagtctgaaaccagtccagaagctcttctagaaagccccagagtatgatactgccaccaccatgcttgatggtaggtctGGTGTTCTTGGTGTTAAAGGCGTCTTTCCTCTcaaccttctctcctccaaaaacatttctgctcagtttttcttccatctgaccacagaactttcctccagaaggcctttttaCAAAGACATATGTGGTTCAGTGATTCCACGATAGaaacaccatccccactgtgaagcacggtggtggcagcatcatggtgtgaaactTTCAGAGAACTAGTCATGTTTGACATGCTGTCCCCGTAAAAGTCACTAAATCTAAGCCTATAATCACAAAATCTCATCAGAATCTCAGTATTCAACACATCTCATAAAAACATTCCCCAAACATGAAGTATTTTCACGAaccagatgtaaaataaataaataagatgcTGAGCTCTTTGCAGTAACAGTCGTGACAATTATGTCAATCACCAGTTTATTTGCTGCTATTTGTGACTTTAGTTCGAAAAAGCTGCTAAAACCACAGTATTTCCTCACAAAGCTCCCCTGTATTACTCTACGTAGTACACCTCTGCTCTGTCGTCATCAGTATCAGTTACAGTCAATAAACAGGACTTTTTTAGAGTAAATGTCTTCAGGTGGGCGTCTGTTTAAGGTAACTGAGTCatcttcaaacaaaacaaatggtgAAATCATTTCACAGAAACCCAGATGTGGTTAGATGTGAGTTTGTATCATCAGCTGGGTTTTATCGAGGTCCAATGCCCTTTGTTTTCTGCAGAAGACGATTTTATCTTTTGCTCACAGCTGCTGCCCAGCAGtcagttggttggttggttggttgaccACTTCCTCATTTTACAGCTGAAGATTTTGAACTCCTTACAGTTTCTGTGCACTTTGAAGCAGTGTTTCTTATTAAGACGTATCTCAGCtccaggtttttcttttcttttcttctcaatCTCCAAATAGTACCATAACAATCTGCACGTCGTTGGAAAATTACAACTTATTGCAGTGCAGAAACACAACTGCACTCTCCAGCTGTTTTCTCAGCAAATGTCTGTGTCTGCTGCCTGTATTCACACCTATCTGGTTCATATTTGATGCTGTCACGAACAGCAAACATAACGGGaaacgattaaaaaaaaaaaaagagaacatcCCCCAGCCTGTATTTGAACAGGAACTCGACAAAAATTAGAAGTCAGTTTAAAAACATACTGGTCAGATGGAAGTAGCCAGTTAAATATAACACTGGTGTCGTTATCTGAAGGCTCTGGGTCCATTTAAGAACAAGAACAAGTAGAAACATGTCTGCTGATCAGTTTCATGCTGTATTTTGGTCAGTGCAGCTAAACCAGAGCTGCATGGTACCACCAAACCAGATGTTATCACCAGGAAACACCAGGCTGATCACGGTTCATCGCAAGAAAACAAAAGGCAAATCTTGGGCAGCAGAGCAACAACATCCTctggatatctggagaatttattCTGTCTTTGATGGTAAATCCTGATACCAGCTGGGTACaacatggaaacacaacaaacatgttGGCCGCTGCTTCATGAAGAAGTTTAGCTGTTCCTTcagcacagcagcaaaaaaaagtccttAAATATGAAAATCTAACTTCCACGTACAAAGAAGTTTGCATTTTCCTGCTGTTCTTATCAGTTTCTCCTGGACGGTGTTGGAAAAGGAAATAGAATGACTTCACGTTTCAAACTGTAAATGATGATCCTCTGGAGTgaattggttcagttcaactacatttgttgtctttctgacttggttcttcaggttcttgagggtttaagtcaggacttcagggagaccagtctagaaccttcattctagcctgatggaaccatttctttaccacgtctgatgtgtgtttgggctcattgtcttgttgaaacatccaactgtgtccaagatcaaccttctgctgatggttttaagttttcctgaagaacgtggaggtgatcctccatcttcattattccatttactttgtgtaaagctccagttccacagagcatgatactgccaccaccatgcttgatggtaggtttggtgttcttggggttaaaggcctcatcttctctcagtttttcttccatctgacctccagaaggtcttttctttgtccatgtgatcagcagcagacttgagtggagctttaaggttctgcttctagaggaagaacttccttcttcatggatcctctctctgctttgtgatgattcttggttgactcttgaccatcctgaccaatggtctctcagcagcaggtggtagtttgtgttttcttcctgatggtggcagcaacACAACTGGGCCCTGAACTTTATcctgacaaacagatgattgtggatctgaagctgctttgaaatagttccaagtgactttctgacttgttGAAGATCTTTACTGAGCTCCTCAGATGTCCCCACTGTCTAGgagtggatctaatggttcTATTTATTCTATATTCTTAAACTGCCCTTATACTTCTTTCttttgagctgctgtaactgtgaactttccccactgtgggatcaataaagtttatcttatcttatctatttaaattggctcagaggatcaaatgagtcagcagctgtagtcaatcgtaATCAGATACAaaaagttaagaggccatgaaactattaaaattaatacaactttctacatcaccaaaactgataattcaagtggctgtatgtatatttttttgacccatcagattttgtcatatttccagaagatctttaataaatctatgaaagaatcaaaatgcatgattgtttttgtgacagattcatgtgtttcaatgattccaaaTGTCATATGCAGTGTCTGTGGTGTCAGACGCTGCACAGAGCAGGTTCTCTGTCAGTATCAGGATGTGAGATTGTGATGAGTGTATTTGCTTATAAACCATAAGGATGTGGTCTACTGGTGCAGAAAAAAACCAAGGCTGCAGTAtttaaagtgaacttcatgttctcAGCTActcaaatttaaattaaaaataccaCATGTCAGCATAATATTCCAGGTACATGTTCAGAGGACCGATGAGGATAAATTATGACAAAATCAACGGTGAAAATCAACGAATACCAAAATCAAAATGAGGAAAACTGGCAAATTTACTGATTAAAATTTAAAGGTACATAATTTACTCAGTTTTGTCGCTACGGGGCAGAAGAACACAACAAGCTGATGACACACTGTCTACATGTCTAACTGTAGAGCTTCCACAGCTACAGAGCAGCAGGGAGGCATTCATTTACAATCTGATGTTGTAGAGTTTTGTTGGATAGCAGGTCTAATATGAGCTTTAATGTCAAAGATTTTTCAAGATCATTCCAGTCAGgatgatacaagaacatttccaagttcctgatgatctcttggagtccagttaaatccatcattaagaaatggaaggaagatggaacatgaataaatctgactagagcaggacgtcctcaaaacCTGAGAGACcaagaagaaagagactagagagggaggccaccaagacacctatgactcctctgaaggagttccagcttcagcagctgaggtgttagagactgttcatccaaaaactgttgtctgttcttcaccagtcaaagctttatggagacaaagagaaagactcaaatctggactagagttcaccagaagacatgtggagactctgaagacacctggaagaaggttctttggtctgaggagaccaggatggagctttatgaccatcagactagatgatatgttggatggacaccaaacactgaacatcatcacaaacacaccatccccactgtgaagcatggtggtggcatcatcatgatgtgaagcatggtggtggcatcatcatgatgtgaagcacggtggtggcagcatcatgacatgaagcacggtggtggcagcatcatgatgtgaagcacggtggtggcagcatcatgatgtgaagcacggtggtggtagcatcatgatgatgtgaagcatggtggtggcagcatcatgatgtgaagcatggtggtggcagcatcatgatgtgaagcatggtggtggcagcatcatgatgtgaagcacggtggtggtagcatcatgatgatgtgaagcatggtggtggcagcatcataatgtttctcagcagcaggtcctgaaggcttgtaaaggtagaggttAAATGAAATTGTGGAGGAACCTGATGcatctgaagagaactgagacttggagaagatcagttttccatccagacgatgagtcgaagcaaacagctgaagatcctcagaaatggtttgaagacaagaaggaggaggttctggaggcTGAGTcggagtccagacctgaatccaacTGAGAACTAGAATCTCGACCTGAAAAGTTCTGTTGACTCCATGATTCCTGTCAGAGTTTAATCAGTTTTATAGAAGAACGAGGTAAAACTTCAGCATCAAGATGTTCAGACCAACATGATCAGTGATGGAACTGAacctactaaatactgactggAAGGAGGTGAACACTTACGAAATCCTTTAGtttatgttttagatttttcattcattgacaatacttctttatttttctatttatctttttattattatcccttattaatcccatgaGGGGAAATTTTGATTTTCGCATATCcaccctggagcaggaagggttaagggcctcgCTCAAGGGCCCGACAGTGGCCGCATTggggtttgaaccactgaccttcggatcagtagtccagaaactTAATCATTGTGCCACCATGCCACTTAATTTGTAGAGATCTGTTTTTAGTTTGATGTTAAAGTcgttttttgtaaattcttgtccatAAATTGACCATGACTCAATGTTTTATAGACTATCTCCAAACTTTACCTACCCAGTAGCTGCATCAACCTGCTGACTGCCTGATTCCTTTCcatctctctgcaggtatctgaAGATCGTCCATCCTTTAGGAACTCACTTCCTGCAGACGGTCCGAGCTGCCCACATCATCTCCACGGTGACCTGGGGCTTCCTCCTGACCATCACAGGCGCCTACGTCCTGGTGTCTCTCCTGACGCAGGAAGTCCTGGACTCCATCCCCAACACGATGCGGTGCGACGACCTGCACAGCTGGCAGCTCCACCTGCTCTACAAGATCATCCACACCTGCTCCGTCGCCATCTTCCTGGCGGTCCTCGTTTCCCTCGTCTTCTTCTACCGCAGCATTTCCCGCCGGCTGTCGGAGGCGCAGGAGCGGCAGCCGGCATCCTCCGGCTCCAAGAAGCTCGCCAAGTCCCGCCGCAACATGCTGGTGCTGGTGAGCGTCTTCTGCGTGTGCTTCGTCCCGTACCACCTGGTCCGCCTGCCGTACGCCCTGCGGTCCAGCTGGTGGTGCTCGTGGGACCGGGTGTTCTACTACCTGAAGGAGCTCACCATCATGGTGTCGGTGCTCAACGTGTGCCTGGACCCGCTCATCTACTTCATCTTCTGCAAGGCCTTCAGGTCGCAGCTGAGCCTAAGGAGGGTGTTCAGCGGTACGCAGGCCACCGCGACCGGCGCCGAGCGGCGGAGCAGCGACGGGGGAATCAGCGGCATCAGGATCAACAGCTCGACCACGAGGCACATCGGCGTCCTGTAGCTTCGAGCCAACAAACTCCGGGACTCACGCCGGtaaacacaacagcaaataCGTCCAAAAACTGACACCTGCTGGTAAAAATCCAGCCAACAGAATATTTCAAGACTTCGAGAAGACCATAAAATCCATAAACGATGTAAAAAGTACCGGCAAGAGTACCAGGAATAAATAATCCTGgaatactgtaaaaactgtgaaaataacagcaaatatttgtaaaataattatacttTTGACCTAATTTATATGaagtaaaactgtgtaattttatgacCAGACTTTGTAAAATATTGCTTTACTATTTGTTAAAATGCAGATGATTAATGTAGAAACTATGTACAGTTTAGAACGTGgtagtcaacatgtaaattaacaagttttttttattaaatgtgtaaaatgctgAATTAAATAGACCAAATATATCGTAATGGAGTCATTGCAGGGTCAAACATtgcaaaacacagatttatgtgtattttttgccaggttgttaaatgtatttatttacttttctgCAGTCAATAagtaaattgtttttatttttggttgtaTGATTTTTACAGGATAGAATCTCTAATTTAACGAACtaagaaaatctgtgaaatagctgaattatttttatttctgaattaaatatagtaaaaaaaacaatagagaGATTTTACAATCAAATGTTATAAAAGTACTcattgatgtttttaaaatacgGACGATCGATGTGGAATTAAcgtatttatttgcttttctgcagtcaacatgtaaataagtTTTCTCAGATTTTACTAAAACAAAACGGGGAAAATCcgtaaaataactgtaaattgtttttttctaaaataaataatgtaaaaaaatcaagtaattttacagtaaaatgttatGAAAGTACTCATTAATGCTTCTAAATACAATATGTAGTCtttcagaaaaaataatttatttacctttttcagtcaacatgtaaattagtactgtttttgtgttttcactaGTTATTGcctgtaatttaacacaaaacgagttaattttaatttttttttagttttcttgcaCTTTGGCGCCCCCTTGAGGCAGCAGGGATTGTGTTTAAGTTATTAAAACACCTGAATCCTGCAGTGTACATCtattaattttttgttgttaccTCACTGACTGCATGAAGGTCTCGCTGCAGGAAGTCCGATGAGGTCACTTCCTGTTCTGCTGACCTCCAGCAGGTTATTCTCACAGTTTGGTGAAGAAAGCTGCATCAGAAAAGATGAGGAAGTTTGATGCTCAGCATCACGGTGACAGACTGCTGGGAGTTAAAGTTACAGGTATTCATTTGCACTTTGTGGTTTCTGGActctttttttgtgcagttttccaAATGCAATAAAGGTTTCACAAAATCTGAACTGTGTTTTAAAGACTCGTGAACATCTCTGGCATTTTCTGGTGCAGATTTGATCCCGTtatatttacagtttgtgaaaatgcaacaaCGGGACATTGTTAGAATAAAGGTTTCAGAAATGACAGACactgttttaaccctcgtgtcgtcctgtgggtcaaattgacccggtttaaagtttgaaaatgtggggaaaaaaaaaaaatcacagtgaaacttctgatgtccgcattttcaacatttttgggaaatctttgaaaattttttggtggaaaaaagaaatgttaaaaatgtaaatcaaccaaaatccagcgaaatttgctggattttggttgatttttttgtgaatgctcttaagagaatattagagaagttttactgatatatatggaatcactttagatatttttaggatttttggaagatttttactcatttttttgaaaatatttacaagaattttcttgccaaatttgggggattttttgtttttaaataaaacttttaagggaaatttttaaggaattattggaatcttcttcctgaagtttttgcaaattttcagaaatttggagaaattttttgctgaatttttggatttttttcagacaaggaagcaatattttttggtgcctgtaactTATCGTAACTTAACCTATCCTAACTTATCTTATCCTAACTTACCATATCTTAACTTATCATATCCTAACTTAGTGTAACTAATCCTAACTTATTTTGTCTTATCATCACTTATCCTAACTTATCTGAACTTAACTGATCTTGTCTTAGCTTATCTTATCGTAATTTATCTTAGCTTATCCTAACTTAACTAATTGCAACTTATCTTATTGTAACTTTTCCTAACTGATCTTGTCTTATTTAAGTTAACCTATCTTATCATAACTTAACTGATCTTGTCTTAACTTATTATATCCTAACTTATTTTATCTTAACTTATCCTTTCTTGTCCTATTACAACTCATTGTAACTTACAACTTATCGTGTCTTATCTTATCCTAACTGTATCTCAGCTTATCGCATCTTATGTTATCTTAACATGTCACGTGTTTACTTATAGCATGCTGTCTGAATATCTTAATACGGTTGTATTTTCACTTGTAACAGAGTATTTGAACTGTGTTAGTACTTCTTCTGAGTACTACTTCTTCCAGTACTGCAAGTAGCCGATGTCAAAGTGTCAGAAGCATTTTGGGAAAAACCAGAAGTCCCTAAATAAATGTGTTG comes from Amphiprion ocellaris isolate individual 3 ecotype Okinawa chromosome 7, ASM2253959v1, whole genome shotgun sequence and encodes:
- the LOC111586919 gene encoding P2Y purinoceptor 14-like; this translates as MSDLGGVTATFNQSSITTNLTKPCNPVDASARLFFMIIYSLVFLVGLLLNGFTLRVYFCGSQQQQQTSSCVTIYLKNLAAADFLLSLCLPIRITYYASDSFQVRLVYCNFGASTFYLNMYASILFMGYIAANRYLKIVHPLGTHFLQTVRAAHIISTVTWGFLLTITGAYVLVSLLTQEVLDSIPNTMRCDDLHSWQLHLLYKIIHTCSVAIFLAVLVSLVFFYRSISRRLSEAQERQPASSGSKKLAKSRRNMLVLVSVFCVCFVPYHLVRLPYALRSSWWCSWDRVFYYLKELTIMVSVLNVCLDPLIYFIFCKAFRSQLSLRRVFSGTQATATGAERRSSDGGISGIRINSSTTRHIGVL